Proteins from a genomic interval of Ralstonia wenshanensis:
- a CDS encoding branched-chain amino acid ABC transporter substrate-binding protein encodes MPAAIRFARLLSASACAATLLFAHPTYAADTAPIKVAFIDQLSGPLSNVGEQFLANLKLGIDDANAQPQGVLNGARYELSTYDNKLSAQDSLSALQSAIDAGAKIVFTGGSGSSVVAAMVDAATKHNERNPNSRVLIINYASIDPDLTGAHCSFWHFATEANTAMKMRALANFVKTQPDIRKVYSLNQDYAHGRLWASLGKQMISSARPDVQFTGETLHPIGKVKDFAPYVSKAKATGADTLLTGNWGQDLNLLIKAAGDMSYDVRYLNHSGAGAPGTVLAVSQAKIGKVTWVSEWTPGNGNAQLMQMDARVRQTPAGEHFAPRTVLSVELVTDAIRKANSTDPLKIALALEGMQKQSFLGDVTMRKVDHQLLLPQVVSTIAPVDGKTVKVGYDGTQWGHKTESTTAAKDLDLPTTCKMKRPAGA; translated from the coding sequence ATGCCCGCAGCGATCCGCTTTGCCCGTCTGTTGTCCGCATCGGCCTGTGCGGCAACGTTACTGTTCGCACACCCGACCTACGCCGCCGACACGGCGCCAATCAAGGTGGCGTTCATCGATCAGCTGAGCGGGCCGCTCTCGAATGTGGGCGAGCAGTTTCTGGCGAATCTGAAACTCGGCATCGACGACGCCAACGCACAACCGCAAGGCGTGCTGAATGGTGCGCGCTACGAGCTGTCGACCTACGACAATAAGCTCTCGGCGCAAGACAGTCTGTCGGCGCTGCAGAGCGCCATCGACGCCGGTGCGAAGATCGTCTTCACCGGCGGCTCGGGCTCCTCCGTCGTGGCCGCCATGGTGGATGCGGCCACCAAGCACAACGAGCGCAATCCGAACAGCCGCGTGCTGATCATCAACTACGCGTCGATCGACCCTGACCTGACCGGCGCGCATTGCAGCTTCTGGCATTTCGCCACCGAGGCCAACACGGCGATGAAGATGCGCGCGCTGGCCAACTTCGTGAAGACGCAGCCCGATATCCGCAAGGTCTATTCATTGAACCAGGACTACGCGCACGGCCGGCTGTGGGCGTCGTTGGGCAAGCAGATGATCTCGTCCGCACGGCCCGACGTGCAGTTCACCGGAGAGACGCTGCACCCGATCGGCAAGGTGAAGGATTTCGCGCCGTACGTCTCGAAGGCCAAGGCGACGGGCGCTGACACACTCCTCACCGGCAACTGGGGGCAAGACCTGAACCTGCTCATCAAGGCCGCCGGCGACATGAGCTACGACGTACGCTATCTGAACCACAGTGGCGCGGGCGCGCCGGGCACCGTGCTTGCCGTATCGCAGGCCAAGATCGGCAAGGTGACCTGGGTGTCGGAATGGACGCCCGGCAATGGCAACGCGCAACTGATGCAGATGGATGCGCGCGTACGGCAGACGCCCGCTGGGGAGCACTTCGCGCCGCGCACTGTGTTGTCTGTCGAACTGGTGACGGACGCCATCCGCAAAGCCAATTCGACCGATCCGCTAAAGATTGCGCTGGCGCTGGAAGGCATGCAGAAGCAGAGCTTTCTCGGCGACGTCACGATGCGCAAGGTCGACCACCAGTTGCTGCTCCCGCAAGTAGTCTCGACGATCGCGCCGGTGGACGGAAAGACCGTCAAGGTCGGCTACGACGGCACCCAATGGGGCCACAAGACGGAGAGCACGACCGCGGCCAAAGACCTGGATCTGCCGACCACTTGCAAGATGAAGCGGCCGGCAGGCGCTTAA
- a CDS encoding MBL fold metallo-hydrolase: MRLLTSAAVAAAMAASIGFAHAQTAASAVAATAVSTAATQQRTQVPGYYRMAMGDDVVTALYDGYTDLPAKTLLGLNAKSVQSLLARMFVSNTPGMQTAVNGFLIDTGAKRILVDTGSGTCFGPTMGGLAGNVRASGYQPEQIDAVLLTHLHPDHACGLLTPQGQPAFPNAQVYVAAPEADFWLSETIAASKPTDMQPFFKMARDSVAPYAAAGKLKQFKPGDEVVPGVRSVIANGHTPGHSGYLFASKGHSLLVWGDIVHSHAVQFQHPEVAFEYDVDKKAAIASRRKLFAEAARDKLWVAGAHLPFPGLGHVRRDGNAFAWVPIEYGPLRTDRAD, encoded by the coding sequence ATGCGTTTGCTCACCTCTGCCGCCGTGGCCGCCGCGATGGCGGCGTCCATCGGATTTGCTCACGCCCAAACCGCAGCATCCGCTGTGGCTGCCACCGCTGTCAGCACTGCCGCTACGCAACAACGCACCCAGGTGCCCGGCTATTACCGCATGGCAATGGGCGACGACGTTGTGACCGCGCTCTACGACGGCTACACCGATCTGCCCGCCAAGACCTTGCTCGGCCTGAATGCGAAGTCGGTGCAGAGCCTGCTGGCACGGATGTTCGTATCGAACACGCCAGGGATGCAGACGGCGGTGAACGGCTTCCTGATCGACACCGGCGCCAAACGCATCCTTGTCGATACGGGGTCGGGCACGTGCTTTGGTCCGACGATGGGCGGCCTGGCCGGCAACGTCCGTGCGTCCGGCTACCAGCCCGAGCAGATCGACGCCGTGCTGTTGACGCACCTGCATCCGGACCACGCATGCGGCCTGTTGACGCCGCAAGGCCAACCGGCCTTCCCAAATGCGCAGGTGTATGTGGCCGCGCCAGAAGCCGATTTCTGGTTGAGCGAAACGATCGCTGCTTCCAAGCCGACCGACATGCAACCGTTCTTCAAGATGGCACGCGACTCGGTGGCGCCATATGCCGCCGCGGGCAAGCTCAAGCAATTCAAGCCGGGCGACGAGGTCGTGCCGGGCGTACGTTCGGTGATCGCCAACGGGCATACGCCGGGGCATAGCGGCTATCTGTTTGCCTCGAAGGGACACAGCCTGCTGGTGTGGGGCGACATCGTGCACAGCCACGCGGTGCAGTTCCAGCACCCGGAGGTCGCGTTCGAATACGACGTCGACAAGAAGGCCGCCATTGCCTCGCGACGCAAGCTGTTTGCGGAAGCAGCGCGGGACAAGCTCTGGGTGGCCGGCGCACATTTGCCGTTCCCGGGCCTGGGTCACGTGCGCCGCGACGGCAACGCCTTCGCTTGGGTGCCGATCGAATACGGCCCGCTGCGCACGGACCGCGCAGATTGA
- a CDS encoding OmpW/AlkL family protein: protein MKKLTVALMAACASAGAMAQQAGDNVATVGWFHIMPQDSSNNLTTSVINAPINDPLRLPGSFTSPNSGLRVSNANTLGLTLTHFFTDNIALTTIAGVPPEFKLTGHGVIRAPGPAGALGHVDLDDPSNQPAVRKARQWSPGVILQWYFGHAQSTFRPFVGVGVVYSFFTNIELNPYFAAAVNRELGSVLAAGAGKPGPTYVEGKSSSSWAPIFNLGASYAINKQWALTATVSYLPLKTEAATVIKAADGTTLATTKTTLKANPIITFVGVSYKF, encoded by the coding sequence ATGAAGAAACTGACTGTCGCATTGATGGCGGCCTGCGCATCCGCAGGTGCCATGGCGCAGCAGGCCGGTGACAACGTGGCAACGGTGGGCTGGTTCCACATCATGCCGCAGGACTCGAGCAACAACCTGACCACCAGCGTGATCAACGCGCCGATCAATGATCCGCTGCGCTTGCCGGGCAGCTTCACGTCGCCCAACAGCGGGCTGCGCGTGAGCAACGCCAACACGCTGGGCCTGACGCTCACGCACTTCTTTACCGACAACATTGCGCTGACCACGATTGCGGGCGTGCCGCCCGAATTCAAGCTGACCGGGCATGGCGTGATCCGCGCGCCCGGGCCCGCGGGCGCCCTCGGCCACGTCGATCTGGATGATCCATCCAATCAGCCGGCCGTGCGCAAGGCGCGCCAATGGAGCCCCGGGGTCATCCTGCAGTGGTACTTCGGGCACGCGCAGTCGACGTTCCGTCCGTTCGTGGGCGTGGGCGTGGTCTACAGCTTCTTCACCAACATCGAGCTGAATCCGTACTTTGCGGCGGCGGTGAATCGCGAACTGGGCAGCGTGCTGGCAGCGGGAGCGGGCAAGCCTGGGCCGACGTATGTCGAAGGGAAATCGTCCTCCTCGTGGGCGCCGATCTTCAACCTCGGGGCGAGCTACGCGATCAACAAGCAATGGGCCTTGACGGCAACGGTCTCGTATCTGCCACTCAAGACCGAAGCGGCAACCGTCATCAAGGCGGCGGACGGCACCACGCTGGCCACCACCAAGACCACCCTCAAGGCCAATCCGATCATCACGTTCGTTGGGGTGTCGTACAAGTTTTAG
- a CDS encoding DUF2957 domain-containing protein: MQWRKWLVVLACVPMVTACGGGGDDSPAPVIQRLCPQAIDYNTVFTGGSGSGELVKVQLDTTKMTYQITYLASPIPVKTGTVAPTRDTAPNNVQTGTLTQETALPTEKLNQCAFRLNNASLDPNRPARFFLGQGVLGGTIPGAMIQFDGIVGVGKIPQTTFPYYPFISFSNTETDLNKIAGNYNQLGYHQVPSQNFSQQAVDARFTINADGTYTECDNLGVKNGGACLTSSATVNQKLTLRGDAPAFTTLNYQPQVPATVSSLDPAKAGKGVMIVGKLYGQLVPIFIRVGAANSDLTAGPPVADDESGISIMAPVGNIAQGSQDGEYTGVDSTFNYRATALVGAQATMLDPFNASQAALARPLNLDFTQTVPGVIRTTQTSAPAGSAPTGKLIFTGKTFGFLDMSDTKNPYFTVGAFVQ, from the coding sequence ATGCAATGGCGTAAATGGTTGGTGGTGCTCGCTTGCGTACCGATGGTGACGGCGTGCGGAGGAGGCGGGGATGATTCGCCGGCCCCGGTGATCCAGCGCCTGTGTCCGCAGGCCATCGACTACAACACCGTGTTCACCGGCGGGTCGGGTTCGGGCGAACTCGTGAAGGTGCAGCTCGACACGACGAAGATGACGTACCAGATCACGTATCTGGCCTCGCCCATTCCGGTCAAGACGGGCACCGTGGCGCCCACCCGCGATACGGCGCCCAACAACGTGCAGACCGGCACCCTCACGCAAGAGACGGCGCTGCCGACCGAGAAGCTGAACCAGTGCGCGTTCCGCCTGAACAATGCAAGCCTCGATCCGAACCGTCCGGCGCGGTTCTTCCTGGGGCAGGGCGTGCTGGGCGGCACGATACCCGGGGCGATGATCCAGTTCGACGGCATTGTCGGCGTGGGCAAGATTCCGCAGACCACGTTCCCGTATTACCCCTTCATTAGCTTCTCGAACACCGAGACCGATCTGAACAAGATCGCGGGCAACTACAACCAGCTCGGCTACCACCAGGTGCCGTCGCAGAACTTCTCGCAGCAGGCGGTCGATGCGCGTTTCACCATCAACGCGGACGGCACCTACACCGAGTGCGACAACCTGGGCGTGAAGAACGGCGGGGCGTGCCTGACGTCAAGCGCGACGGTCAACCAGAAGCTGACATTGCGCGGCGATGCGCCGGCCTTCACCACGCTGAACTATCAGCCGCAGGTGCCGGCAACGGTGTCGTCGCTCGATCCGGCCAAGGCAGGCAAGGGCGTGATGATCGTGGGCAAGCTGTACGGCCAGCTCGTGCCGATCTTCATTCGCGTGGGTGCGGCCAATTCCGATCTGACGGCTGGCCCCCCGGTGGCGGATGACGAGTCCGGCATTTCCATCATGGCGCCGGTCGGCAACATCGCGCAGGGCTCGCAAGACGGCGAATACACGGGTGTGGACAGCACGTTCAACTACCGTGCCACGGCGCTGGTGGGGGCGCAGGCCACGATGCTCGATCCGTTCAACGCATCGCAGGCAGCGCTGGCGCGACCGCTGAACCTCGACTTCACGCAGACCGTCCCGGGCGTGATCCGCACCACGCAGACCAGCGCACCGGCCGGCTCGGCCCCGACGGGCAAGCTGATCTTTACCGGCAAGACCTTCGGCTTCCTGGACATGAGCGATACGAAGAACCCGTACTTCACGGTGGGCGCTTTCGTGCAGTGA
- a CDS encoding DUF2957 domain-containing protein, whose protein sequence is MGSRRHLFVVMATSCIVAMPFIGGCGGADDPGSSDVAQCSGSSCPPSGAVTTPSTPTSLCPAALDYTTTYTGGSGSGEYIKVKFDTSKNTYQMQFLESSVPTSAGQINTTRKGLTIDGTFVHPTNLPTPEQNRCAFVLQSGKTADNSYAITVNPQDPPMLFVGQGIVGGGIPGATIQFDGIQPIPGVVIGAVPSRTFDFYPFLGFSETVTDFSQVAGRYNQVGVHVTPTGSGNQTSAPQGWQPDAVNWTQTLNADGTCTAEGIDYSCHTTGTPWTLRQNADGSQDNVFVSNPTSSSVPYPYVGQVSPLVLLAPSQAKGILIAGKLNGQVVPVVIRVGYSHSDAANLLASVADDQIGISILSPATAIPANALKGGYVGATSGSACGVVTNNGPSGAPASGNGLNATIDHPELSGSFSGGFFHANAGNCSDGTAVSSLAANYTSTLFQNGTAAFINPLTSRVTAQFGLDYTQSSPGKLIVTAQNDFNAQGASGNVALFKAGDTGVAVKVGNVYAMLMNNNKYNPFFTVGAFVQ, encoded by the coding sequence ATGGGTAGTCGACGTCATCTTTTTGTTGTCATGGCAACCAGTTGCATCGTGGCCATGCCGTTCATTGGCGGGTGTGGCGGGGCGGATGACCCCGGCTCGTCCGATGTAGCGCAGTGTTCGGGCAGTTCCTGCCCGCCGAGCGGAGCGGTTACCACGCCCAGCACGCCGACCAGTCTGTGCCCGGCGGCGCTCGACTACACGACCACGTACACCGGCGGCTCCGGCAGCGGCGAGTACATCAAGGTCAAGTTCGATACGAGCAAGAACACGTACCAGATGCAGTTTCTGGAGTCGTCGGTGCCGACTTCGGCGGGGCAGATCAACACGACCCGCAAGGGGTTGACCATCGACGGTACGTTCGTCCATCCGACCAACTTGCCGACGCCCGAGCAGAACCGCTGCGCCTTCGTGCTGCAGTCGGGCAAGACGGCGGACAACAGCTACGCGATCACCGTCAATCCGCAAGACCCACCGATGCTGTTTGTCGGTCAGGGCATCGTGGGTGGCGGCATTCCGGGGGCGACGATCCAGTTCGATGGCATCCAGCCGATTCCGGGCGTCGTGATTGGCGCGGTGCCTTCGCGCACGTTCGATTTCTATCCGTTCCTGGGCTTCTCCGAGACGGTGACGGATTTTTCGCAGGTGGCGGGGCGCTACAACCAGGTTGGCGTGCATGTCACACCCACGGGGTCGGGCAACCAGACCTCGGCGCCGCAAGGCTGGCAACCCGATGCCGTCAACTGGACGCAAACGTTGAATGCCGACGGCACGTGTACGGCGGAAGGGATCGACTATTCCTGCCACACGACTGGCACGCCGTGGACGCTGCGTCAGAACGCCGATGGCTCGCAGGACAACGTGTTCGTCAGCAACCCGACCAGCAGCAGCGTGCCGTATCCGTATGTGGGCCAGGTCTCGCCGCTGGTGCTGCTGGCGCCGAGCCAGGCCAAGGGCATTCTGATTGCCGGCAAGCTCAACGGCCAGGTGGTACCGGTGGTGATCCGTGTCGGCTACTCGCATAGCGATGCCGCGAACCTGCTGGCTTCGGTGGCGGATGACCAGATCGGTATCTCGATCCTGTCGCCCGCAACGGCGATCCCGGCCAACGCGCTCAAGGGTGGCTATGTCGGGGCGACCAGCGGCTCGGCTTGCGGCGTGGTCACCAACAACGGGCCGAGCGGTGCGCCTGCCAGCGGCAACGGCTTGAACGCGACGATCGATCACCCGGAACTGTCGGGCTCCTTCAGCGGTGGCTTCTTCCACGCCAATGCCGGCAACTGCAGCGACGGCACAGCCGTGTCGTCGCTGGCCGCCAACTACACCTCGACGCTGTTCCAGAACGGCACCGCCGCCTTCATCAACCCGCTTACGTCACGTGTGACGGCGCAGTTCGGGCTCGACTACACGCAAAGCTCGCCGGGCAAGTTGATCGTGACCGCGCAGAACGATTTCAACGCGCAGGGCGCCAGCGGCAACGTTGCGCTGTTCAAGGCGGGCGATACGGGCGTGGCGGTCAAGGTGGGCAACGTGTACGCGATGCTCATGAACAACAACAAGTACAACCCGTTCTTCACGGTCGGTGCATTCGTCCAGTGA
- the rpoD gene encoding RNA polymerase sigma factor RpoD — MSTSARPGGTAASVALKGKTTTVAKSKVTEVESKQTTASASATKTGTARTSTAAKPAKATAEDTKRTAQAEATPTTPPAPRAEAAAEPKKRGRKPKAETQADDDSSTDVTEEFDTPAAPAPKTEKLKARDRKAKEKALLKEFAASQQGGSEEELEARRQKLKALIKLGKSRGYLTYAEINDHLPDDMVDVESLETLVATLNDIGVAVYEQAPDAETLLLNDNAPSVTTEEEAEEEAEAALSTVDSEFGRTTDPVRMYMREMGTVELLTREGEIVIAKRIEAGLKDMVMAISACPVTISEILAMGERVANDEAKIDEYIDGLIDPNAEADAAAAAEEEEEFEEEEAEEEGDEEEDEDDEGAGAAAASARQLEELKQAALVKFGVIGEQFDKMRRAFEKEGYKSKPYVKAQEAIQAELMTIRFTARNVERLCDTLRGQVDEVRKLERAILNIVVDKCGMPRGDFVARFPGNETNLKWIETVVADGKPYSTIVERNVPAVHELQQKLIDLQARVVLPLTELKDVNRKMSEGERRAREAKREMTEANLRLVISIAKKYTNRGLQFLDLIQEGNIGLMKAVDKFEYRRGYKFSTYATWWIRQAITRSIADQARTIRIPVHMIETINKMNRISRQILQETGNEPDPATLAEKMEMPEDKIRKIMKIAKEPISMETPIGDDDDSHLGDFIEDTNTLAPAEAALHGSMRGVVKDVLDSLTPREAKVLRMRFGIEMSTDHTLEEVGKQFDVTRERIRQIEAKALRKLRHPSRSDKLKSFLEGS, encoded by the coding sequence ATGAGCACGAGCGCCAGACCTGGCGGCACAGCCGCTTCCGTCGCACTCAAGGGCAAGACAACCACCGTGGCGAAATCGAAAGTTACCGAAGTCGAGAGCAAGCAGACCACTGCCAGCGCAAGCGCAACCAAGACGGGTACTGCTCGTACCAGCACCGCAGCCAAGCCAGCCAAGGCGACCGCGGAAGACACCAAGCGCACCGCCCAGGCAGAGGCCACCCCCACAACTCCTCCCGCGCCCCGCGCCGAGGCAGCAGCCGAGCCCAAGAAGCGCGGCCGCAAGCCCAAGGCAGAGACGCAGGCAGACGACGACAGCAGCACGGACGTGACTGAAGAATTTGACACCCCCGCCGCTCCGGCACCGAAAACCGAAAAGCTGAAGGCCCGTGACCGCAAGGCCAAGGAAAAAGCCCTGCTCAAGGAATTCGCTGCCTCGCAGCAAGGCGGTTCGGAAGAAGAGCTCGAGGCCCGCCGCCAGAAGCTCAAGGCGCTGATCAAGCTGGGCAAATCGCGCGGCTACCTGACCTACGCCGAAATCAACGACCACCTCCCCGACGACATGGTCGACGTGGAGTCGCTGGAAACGTTGGTCGCCACGCTCAACGACATCGGCGTTGCCGTGTACGAGCAGGCGCCGGACGCCGAAACGCTGCTCCTGAACGACAACGCGCCTTCCGTGACCACGGAAGAAGAGGCTGAAGAAGAAGCCGAAGCCGCGCTGTCGACGGTTGACTCCGAATTCGGCCGCACGACCGACCCGGTGCGCATGTACATGCGCGAAATGGGCACGGTCGAGCTGCTGACGCGCGAAGGCGAAATCGTGATCGCCAAGCGCATCGAAGCCGGCCTGAAGGACATGGTCATGGCCATCTCGGCGTGCCCGGTCACCATCTCTGAAATCCTCGCCATGGGCGAGCGCGTGGCCAACGATGAAGCCAAGATCGACGAGTACATCGATGGCCTGATCGACCCGAACGCTGAAGCCGATGCAGCCGCTGCTGCCGAGGAAGAAGAGGAATTCGAGGAAGAGGAAGCCGAAGAAGAGGGCGACGAAGAGGAAGACGAGGACGATGAAGGTGCTGGCGCCGCCGCAGCTTCGGCCCGTCAACTCGAAGAGCTCAAGCAGGCTGCGCTGGTCAAGTTTGGTGTGATCGGCGAGCAGTTCGACAAGATGCGTCGTGCGTTCGAGAAGGAAGGCTACAAGTCCAAGCCTTACGTGAAGGCGCAGGAAGCCATCCAGGCCGAGCTGATGACGATCCGCTTCACGGCACGCAACGTCGAGCGCCTGTGCGACACGCTGCGCGGCCAGGTGGACGAAGTCCGCAAGCTCGAGCGCGCCATCCTGAACATCGTGGTCGACAAGTGCGGCATGCCGCGCGGCGACTTCGTTGCGCGCTTCCCGGGCAACGAGACCAACCTGAAGTGGATCGAGACCGTGGTGGCTGACGGCAAGCCGTACAGCACCATCGTCGAGCGCAACGTGCCGGCCGTGCACGAACTGCAGCAAAAGCTGATCGACCTGCAGGCCCGCGTGGTGCTGCCGCTGACCGAGCTGAAGGACGTCAACCGCAAGATGTCGGAAGGCGAGCGCCGCGCCCGTGAGGCCAAGCGCGAGATGACCGAGGCCAACCTGCGTCTGGTGATCTCGATCGCCAAGAAGTACACGAACCGCGGTCTGCAGTTCCTCGACCTGATTCAGGAAGGCAACATCGGCCTGATGAAGGCAGTGGACAAGTTCGAATACCGCCGCGGCTACAAGTTCTCGACGTACGCCACGTGGTGGATCCGTCAGGCCATCACGCGTTCGATCGCCGATCAGGCGCGCACCATCCGTATTCCGGTGCACATGATCGAGACGATCAACAAGATGAACCGCATCTCGCGTCAGATCCTGCAGGAAACCGGCAACGAGCCGGATCCGGCAACGCTGGCCGAGAAGATGGAGATGCCGGAAGACAAGATCCGCAAGATCATGAAGATCGCGAAGGAGCCGATCTCCATGGAAACGCCGATCGGTGACGACGACGACTCCCATCTGGGCGATTTCATCGAGGACACGAACACGCTGGCTCCGGCCGAAGCGGCGCTGCATGGCTCCATGCGCGGCGTGGTGAAGGACGTGCTGGATTCGCTGACGCCGCGCGAAGCCAAGGTGCTGCGCATGCGTTTCGGTATCGAAATGAGCACCGACCACACGCTGGAAGAAGTCGGCAAGCAGTTCGACGTGACCCGCGAGCGTATCCGTCAGATCGAGGCGAAGGCACTGCGCAAGCTGCGCCATCCGAGCCGTTCCGACAAGCTGAAGAGCTTCCTCGAGGGGAGCTGA
- the dnaG gene encoding DNA primase: protein MIPQPFIDDLLNRVDIVDVVGRYVQLKKGGANFMGLCPFHNEKSPSFSVSPTKQFYHCFGCGAHGSAIGFLMEFSGQSYVEAIKDLAQSVGMVVPEERGGLPPAARAEQQAKTVALGDVMARACEHYRKQLRSAPNAIQYLKGRGLTGEIAAHFGLGYAPDDWQSLEAVFGPYREDATAAPLIEAGLVIESEKTSADGSHRRYDRFRDRIMFPIRNTKGVVIGFGGRVLGQGEPKYLNSPETPLFSKGTELYGLFEARNAIREFDYVLVVEGYMDVVALAQLGFANAVATLGTACTPVHVQKLLRQVDTVIFSFDGDSAGRRAARRALEACLPHATDNKTIKFLFLPAEHDPDSFVREEGTEAFAREVHNAMPLSRFLLQAVTEDLDLRQPEGRARAQYEAKPLLSAMPAGGLRLQIVRGLADMTGTTPADIEALCGLRSDPAQAGRMTQKRPRVARTAPTALEQKVLRLLMRYPALAARLDADARTQLTAPQLPQGEVLAGLLAECDAVGPEVHFGAFVERLGQTPQAEAFAALRTAVLQDDIELEPAISEFDTAVQKMLAEPLKRELEMLQRKMEAGHAGDDDKERMRWLVGEISRRRQLV from the coding sequence GTGATCCCGCAGCCGTTCATTGACGACCTGCTCAACCGCGTCGATATCGTCGACGTGGTGGGTCGTTACGTGCAGTTGAAGAAGGGCGGCGCCAACTTCATGGGGCTGTGCCCGTTCCATAACGAGAAGTCGCCGTCGTTCTCGGTGTCGCCCACCAAGCAGTTCTATCACTGCTTCGGCTGCGGCGCGCACGGCTCGGCCATCGGCTTCCTGATGGAGTTTTCCGGGCAATCGTACGTCGAGGCCATCAAGGACCTCGCGCAATCCGTCGGTATGGTGGTGCCCGAAGAGCGCGGTGGCTTGCCGCCTGCAGCACGCGCCGAGCAGCAAGCCAAGACTGTCGCACTGGGCGACGTCATGGCTCGCGCCTGCGAGCACTATCGCAAGCAACTGCGCAGTGCACCCAACGCCATCCAATACCTGAAAGGCCGCGGACTGACTGGCGAGATTGCCGCGCACTTCGGCCTCGGCTATGCGCCGGACGACTGGCAATCGCTCGAAGCCGTGTTTGGTCCGTATCGCGAAGACGCCACTGCGGCACCGCTCATCGAAGCCGGCCTGGTCATCGAAAGCGAGAAGACCAGTGCCGACGGCTCGCATCGCCGCTACGACCGCTTTCGCGATCGCATCATGTTCCCGATCCGCAATACCAAGGGCGTGGTGATCGGATTTGGCGGCCGGGTGCTGGGGCAGGGCGAGCCGAAATATCTCAATTCCCCCGAAACGCCGCTGTTCAGCAAGGGCACCGAGCTGTACGGCCTGTTCGAGGCGCGCAACGCCATCCGCGAGTTCGACTATGTGCTGGTCGTGGAAGGCTATATGGACGTCGTCGCGCTGGCGCAGCTCGGGTTTGCCAATGCAGTGGCGACGCTGGGCACGGCCTGTACGCCTGTCCACGTGCAGAAGCTGTTGCGGCAGGTCGATACCGTCATCTTTTCGTTTGACGGAGACAGCGCCGGGCGCCGGGCCGCACGTCGCGCCCTTGAAGCCTGCCTGCCGCACGCGACCGACAACAAGACAATCAAGTTCCTCTTCCTGCCCGCCGAACACGATCCGGATAGCTTCGTGCGTGAAGAGGGCACCGAGGCCTTCGCCCGTGAAGTGCACAACGCCATGCCGCTGTCGCGCTTCTTGCTGCAGGCCGTGACGGAAGACCTCGACCTGCGTCAACCCGAGGGGCGTGCCCGCGCGCAATACGAGGCCAAGCCGCTGCTGAGTGCCATGCCCGCCGGGGGCCTGCGCCTGCAGATCGTGCGGGGCCTGGCCGACATGACAGGCACCACGCCCGCCGACATCGAGGCGCTATGCGGGCTTCGCAGCGACCCGGCCCAAGCGGGCCGTATGACCCAAAAGCGTCCGCGCGTGGCGCGCACGGCACCCACCGCCTTGGAGCAGAAGGTGCTTCGCCTGCTCATGCGCTATCCCGCACTGGCCGCCCGGCTCGACGCCGATGCCCGTACCCAGTTGACTGCACCACAATTGCCCCAAGGTGAGGTGTTGGCGGGTTTGCTGGCCGAATGCGATGCTGTCGGCCCGGAAGTGCATTTCGGGGCCTTTGTCGAGCGACTGGGCCAGACGCCCCAGGCCGAAGCTTTTGCCGCGCTGCGTACCGCCGTGCTCCAGGATGACATCGAGCTGGAACCGGCCATTTCCGAATTCGATACCGCCGTGCAGAAGATGCTCGCCGAGCCACTCAAACGCGAGCTGGAGATGTTGCAGCGCAAGATGGAAGCCGGCCATGCCGGCGACGACGACAAGGAGCGCATGCGCTGGCTCGTGGGCGAAATCAGCCGCCGTCGACAGCTCGTGTAG
- a CDS encoding GatB/YqeY domain-containing protein: MSLKAQITEDMKAAMRAKEADRLGTIRLLQAAIKQREVDERIELDDAAVLAVIDKMLKQRKDSITAFEQAGRDDLVAKEAAEVAVLQVYMPAQLSEAEVDAAVRDAVAKAGATGPQDMGKVMGILKPALAGRADMTQVSARVKAALTGA, from the coding sequence TTGTCCCTCAAGGCACAGATCACGGAAGACATGAAGGCGGCCATGCGCGCCAAGGAAGCGGATCGTCTCGGCACGATCCGCCTGTTGCAGGCCGCCATCAAGCAGCGCGAGGTGGATGAGCGCATCGAGCTGGATGACGCTGCCGTGCTGGCCGTGATCGACAAGATGCTGAAGCAGCGCAAGGATTCCATCACCGCATTCGAGCAAGCCGGCCGTGACGATCTCGTTGCCAAGGAAGCGGCAGAGGTGGCTGTGCTGCAGGTCTATATGCCCGCGCAACTGTCGGAAGCCGAAGTTGACGCCGCCGTGCGTGACGCCGTGGCCAAGGCTGGCGCAACTGGCCCGCAAGACATGGGCAAGGTGATGGGCATCCTCAAGCCCGCCCTGGCCGGCCGCGCCGACATGACGCAGGTCTCTGCCCGCGTGAAGGCCGCCCTGACCGGCGCCTGA